The Phycisphaerae bacterium DNA window CGGCCGCTACGTCAAACAGGTGCTCGGTGCCCTTCTTGCGATCGTTAAAGTACACGTGCCTCAGCGCTCGGACGCCGTCGGCGGAGCTGGTCTCGATGAGGGCAACGTTTTCGCCGACCGTCTTGCGCCGCCCCAACAGAACCGGGGCTATCGACGTGCCCTGTACGGTATCCGGAGCCGCCAGCCCGCACAGATCCAGCAGCGTGGGCATCACGTCCACCAGGCTCACGATCTGTGCATCAACCACCGCCGGCTTGAGCCGCTGCGGATAGCGGAAGATCATCGGGATGTGGATCGATTCCTCGTGGTGCGTGTTCTTGTTGAAAAGGCCGTGGCTGCCCAGCAGGTCGCCGTGATCGGAGGTCAGCAGCACAATCGTGTCGTCCTCGATCCCGGCCTGACGAATCGCATCCAGCACCCGGCCGATGCACTCATCCACCGCCGTGATCTGACCGTCATACAGGGCGGTCAGTTCACGAAGGGTCATCCCGGCCGGCAATGGCTGCCCGAATGTGTCCTTGTGCTCATAATACTGAAAATCCCACATGTAGATCTTGAACCAGTTCTCGTCGTAGGCCAGTCTGCCGTTGACCCAGGTGTTGTCGCGGATCACAACCTTGGCCGGATCGTACATCCTGCGGTATTGCTCCGGCATCTCCGAAACGGGCATGTGCGGCGGACCATACGCCAGGTACAGAAAAAACGGGCGATCCTTGTGCCCGCGGATGTACTCCACCGCCGCCTCGGTTTCGTGGTAAGGCGCGTAGTCGTCGTAGATGTAGGGTTCGCCCTCGTTTCTGAAAAAGGTCTGCTTGAAGTAGCGATGCCGCATCCTCGGCCGCAGGCTTTCGCGAAAACCAAGCGCCTGAGGCGTGGGCGCCAGGTGCCACTTGCCGATCAGAACCGTGTCATAACCGTTCGCCGCAAGCACCTCCGCCAGAGTCGGCGTCTGATTCGTCGGCCGACCCGGTCCCGCTTCATTGTCTTGATTGCGCAGCACGCCCGTGGAACGGGCATATCGGCCGGAAAGAAGAATCGATCTCGCCGGCGAACAAACCGGAAAATTGCTGAAAGCAAACTCCATTCGCACGCCCGTGGCTGCCAGACGATCGATACTCGGGGTCCGCACCACCGCGTGACCGTAGCAGCCGACCTCCGAGGCGCGAAGTTGATCGGGAAAAACGATTACCACATTGGGCCGTCTGGATGAAGGCGCGACCCGCTCATGATCCGCCGGCCCGGCCGCCGCCGGAATCACCGGCGTCACAACCCACAGGCAAATCAGTGAAATCGCTCGCATGACAAGAAATCCTCCCAACAGGCAATCCGTATCTCGCTCGCGAGTATAACCATGCCGATAGCCCGGGAAAACCGGCAATCGGGCTGCGTGACAGTCTCGGCGGGCATGCCGACCGGTCCAGGTTGGGCGATCAACCCCCTGATACCCTTGCCGAGGTTAATCACAGGCGCGCCCAGCGGCCCCGGGGACGCATGCGGAGCACCGCGTGCTTGCCAATATCCCACGCCGCGACGATGATCTACGCACCGGGGTACACTCGATATTCGTGATTGCTCCCACCCGGCACCGTGAAGGAGAGAATATGAAAAGGTGGTTGACTACCCTCGTGATTGTGGCCCAGACGGTGTGCCTCCTGCCGGCCGGCCCCGCCCACGCCGATGACGTGCGCAAGTCGGTCGTCAAGGTCTTCTCGACCAAGAGCCCCCCAAATATGTTCCGCCCGTGGGAGATCACCCCGCCCCAGGAGGTTACCGGCTCCGGCGTCATCATCGAAGGAGGGCGAGTCCTGACCAGCGCCCACGTCGTCTCGTGGAGCCAGCAAATCTATGTCCAGCCCAACGAGTCTTCAGAAAAGCTCGATGCCACCGTCGAGTACATCGCCGAGGATTGCGACCTCGCCATACTCACCATTGATGACGAAGATGCAATCAAGGACATCAAGCCGGTCCCGCTGGCCGAAAAGCTTCCGCCGCCGAAAACCAAAGTGAACGTGCTCGGTTACCCCGTCGGCGGTGATACGCTCTCCGTTACCGAAGGCGTGGTCTCCCGCATCGAATGGACCAACTACAACTACGGCACGGCCGCCTTGCGGATCCAAGTGGACGCGGCCATCAACCCCGGCAACAGCGGCGGCCCCGCTATCGTCCAGGACGCCGTAGCCGGCATCGTCTTCAGCCGCTTCCCCGAAGGCGAGAACATCGGTTACCTGATCCCGGCCGAGGTCGTCAGGCATTTCATCGACGACTTCAAGACCGACGGAAAATACGACGGATTCCCAAAAATCGACGTCCGCACCGCCACGCTCGAAAATCCCAGCCTGCGCAGCTACCTGAACATCGAACGTCAGCAGACCGGCGTCGTCGTGCACCGCGTGGACCAACCGGATCTCAAGGAGAAGATCAAACCTTGGGACATCATCTCCGCCTGCGACGGCGTCGAAATCGACAACCTCGGAGTGGTGCCTATCGCTGAGGACATCCGCGTCGAATGGGGGTATCTCATCTCCAAAAAGGCGCCCGGCAGCACGGTGAAGCTGAAGCTCATCCGACAAGGCAAACCAGCCGAGGTCGAGGTCGCGACCATCACTAAAGACAATGGCATTATCCAACGGATGACCCGGACACGGCCGACCTATTTCCTGTACGGCGGCCTGGTGTTCTCGCCGGCAACGGCCGAACTCGTCTCGGTGATCCCCCCCAGATACGTTGCCATGCTCGGGTCGCGAGGCTCTCTGCTGTTCAAACGAGCCGATGAGGACCGCGTCGAGCCGGGCGACGAGATCGTCGTCGCCTGCAGCGGCATCCTGCCGCACAGAATCACCAAGGGCTACGGCATCAGCCCGCTCTCGGTCCTCACCCACGTCAACGACCAGCCCGTAAAAAGCCTCCGCCACGCCATCGAGCTGATCAAGGCCGGCAAGGATAAGGATTATGTCGTCTTCCGCTTCGAGGAGGAAAATGAGGCAAAAATCGTCCTCGAACCCAAGCTGGTTGAGAAATTCACCCCCGATATCTTGC harbors:
- a CDS encoding sulfatase-like hydrolase/transferase yields the protein MRAISLICLWVVTPVIPAAAGPADHERVAPSSRRPNVVIVFPDQLRASEVGCYGHAVVRTPSIDRLAATGVRMEFAFSNFPVCSPARSILLSGRYARSTGVLRNQDNEAGPGRPTNQTPTLAEVLAANGYDTVLIGKWHLAPTPQALGFRESLRPRMRHRYFKQTFFRNEGEPYIYDDYAPYHETEAAVEYIRGHKDRPFFLYLAYGPPHMPVSEMPEQYRRMYDPAKVVIRDNTWVNGRLAYDENWFKIYMWDFQYYEHKDTFGQPLPAGMTLRELTALYDGQITAVDECIGRVLDAIRQAGIEDDTIVLLTSDHGDLLGSHGLFNKNTHHEESIHIPMIFRYPQRLKPAVVDAQIVSLVDVMPTLLDLCGLAAPDTVQGTSIAPVLLGRRKTVGENVALIETSSADGVRALRHVYFNDRKKGTEHLFDVAADPFELKDLAKDPASREVLEALRARVKEWNVRCPRWPTASSRN
- a CDS encoding trypsin-like peptidase domain-containing protein, which codes for MKRWLTTLVIVAQTVCLLPAGPAHADDVRKSVVKVFSTKSPPNMFRPWEITPPQEVTGSGVIIEGGRVLTSAHVVSWSQQIYVQPNESSEKLDATVEYIAEDCDLAILTIDDEDAIKDIKPVPLAEKLPPPKTKVNVLGYPVGGDTLSVTEGVVSRIEWTNYNYGTAALRIQVDAAINPGNSGGPAIVQDAVAGIVFSRFPEGENIGYLIPAEVVRHFIDDFKTDGKYDGFPKIDVRTATLENPSLRSYLNIERQQTGVVVHRVDQPDLKEKIKPWDIISACDGVEIDNLGVVPIAEDIRVEWGYLISKKAPGSTVKLKLIRQGKPAEVEVATITKDNGIIQRMTRTRPTYFLYGGLVFSPATAELVSVIPPRYVAMLGSRGSLLFKRADEDRVEPGDEIVVACSGILPHRITKGYGISPLSVLTHVNDQPVKSLRHAIELIKAGKDKDYVVFRFEEENEAKIVLEPKLVEKFTPDILRNNNIPSDRSEDLKDVWP